TATAAAATCTAGAGCATTCCTCCATCAGTTTTAAACAGAACTTTCAGCTCACTTATGGACATAAAAATCAACTTCATTGAAGTAATGATCGTCAGAATAAAGACAAAATTAAGATCTATTGTGTACATTTTGAAAGGAAATCTACCACAATAGAGTGGACAGCAGCTGGAAGACCATCTTTTCTTATATTAATGAATCTCAATGCCTTCTCCAGAGCTGAAATATCCATGCTGCGTTCGGCAGGAGGAGATCCTTAGAGAGGTAATATTAGAAGCAAAGTCATATACAATACCACCTAGTGGTCAAAATTCATATAAGTTATTATCTGAGATAAAATAGAGTGACAAAATTGATAAAGGCTATAACAATGATTGGAAGTACTATAAACTATTTTGCTACTACAAAATCGAGTAAAGGGCACCTAACTGAGATATCAAGTGTTCTCCTAACCTACTCTTTACCCACAGATCATGATAAGGATACATGTCTTGCAAGAATAGTGCTGCTGACATAGTGAGTACTTACAACTAACAGTTGCAGGGGCAGAGCCACATGTTGTTGGGGTCAGCTGAACCCAATGAATTTTGCTAATTCTACTGTAGTTATGAAAAAAGCAAACCTGTTCTTTTTCTCCAACAAAAGTAAACATCGTTTTTGAAACATATAAGATTGCAACATGTTTAGAAGAGAGACCCCAATGATATGAATTTCGAGCTTCGTCCAGCTGCATTCATTATCCATGTACCATTACAGACAGCACTACTATACATATAAAGAAACATGATGATGGCTTTGCATTGGTATGAAATCTCAGAACAGCTCAAAGACAGAACACAGCTCACAAACCTAACTTCTTCAGATTCAATGCTCGTAATTTCTCCAGAAAATAATTCGTATTGATATCGACACTTTGAACAGGAAACAACCTGAAAAGATAACACAAACATATCAGAAATTGCATTTCACGTTTTCAACTCCTTCACTATAAATAATCTAGGGTATTAGTTCGCAATAGAAAGCAGGAGGAACTAGACGACTTTGATTTTTGCAATAAGAATAAAATATAGGGACCAAATTACGAGCCAAAGAGGACTCTAGCTTAGGTGCTGCAGGATGTATACCCACACATCAACTGATATCAATTCCACGATATACAGTTCACCTGCGTGTTCAAGAAAAAAGAAAACAGTGGCAAAAATAACATTGACAAATCTGTAGGCAATTCAGTAAACTAAATAAACAAAATTTCCATGCTCATAATTAAGTATTTAACCTAAAGGATAAAACTCTCCACAGAATGGCATCTAATATCAGAAAAAACTAAGCTAGGTAGAGACCAACAACACAAGACCTTCCTCCCTAAAAAGTTGTGATCTGAGTTCGAGCCTATAGACTTTTACGGTACCATATGCTCCATTGTGTGTCCTCTGTCGATTTAATGCAACTAGCCTCCCTCCCTCTTCCATCACATGAGTCCCAACTGTGGCCACTTGTTTTGATAGCTCACATCATCCAATCTAATGACTAGTATTAAAAAAATTAAGAGGTACTATAAAATAGTTCTGCAGCATCAAACCTGAGTTCCATCCTGAGGTTGAGCAACAGCAACTGCTACCATGCAGGTTGGACAGCGAACAATAATCCCAAAAGGAACCTGCATTAAGCAAAATTTGTTATCATCAAAATAATCCCGAAAGGAACCTGCATTAAGCAAAATTTGTTATCATCAAATTCTGATGCTACTTATCTACCAAATCTTCTCTCTAAGTCCATGAAGCAGTGTTCTCCAAAGGTGCTAGGTGCAAGGCAGGCAGAGGGGCGGTTCTTAGCCTATATGAATCACTGATGTGTCTGGTGCTTAGTGGACGGTACCCATCACACCAATACCATGGACAAGggtccttttttaaaaaaaacctcATGGACAAGGGTCTTGGAGGTCAAAATCTAACGGAATCGATAGTTGATATGTGGTTTAGATGGTATTAGAGTTGGGGGTTAAATTAGACAAACAAAGAGTTGAGGGGCCAAAAATGGACTTATTCCATGAAGATCTATTGTAAAGTCAGGAGGAAGTCCTTTTTGCCATTTTTTGGAACTTGAACTGGGATTTAAGCTCtcaaaaatatataaaatatgATCTAATATTTCTAGTATTCTTTTTTCACTACAAATTTACTTCTTATAAGAAATAAGATGAATACATCAATTGCACATTATGCAGATTGATAATTGCCAATCTATATATTTTGAGTAGCCCAATAACCCATTCCTTAAAACAGCTGTACAGAATTGCTGAAATTACAACATCCACTGTCAACATGATAACACTGCAGTCTGCAGATGAAGCATCCTAAAAGAAAATGTAAGCATGACAATATTGCTTAATAGTTCTTAACACAGAAGTCACCTCCTCTGTAGAAGAAACACCAGCGCAAGATACATAATCGATTATCCTGATTGCATCAGAAACACGCAGGGCGGCTGCCAACCGCTGTACAAGCAAGGCATATGTCCGAACGTCTGGTCTCGCCCACCTCCAGCCTCCTACTGCATCTCAACATTCAGCAACACGCAGCACTCGAAGTTGAAGACGTTGTATAATTGTATTCCAATTTTCATGAACAACAAAGGTCTGAAACATCAGACAAAGAACCAAGGCCACATGCCCCCCGTACCTCCCGCGAAGCCGGATCGCATGGCATCGAACACCGAGAGCGCGAGCTCGACGTTGCCTCGGTCAAGTGCCGCGGCGAGGATCGCGTTGCATTCGGGCGCTTCCAGAGCGGCGACCGAACCTCCCGCCGACTCTGCGACAATGTCCAGCGCCTGGTCCGCATCCCCCGCGCCTGAGACCCGCCTGAGCAGGTCCGCGTCGAGCCATCCAGCCACCGGCGCTTCCGATGAGGCCTCGCCGGCGCCATCACCGTcgccgcccgcggagccagtCCTCTGCAGGGAGCAGCAGCCGGGGGAGGGATGGGAGAAAAACGCGAGGCCGAAGCTGGCGGCGGTGGTGACACGCGCGAGAGGCGGAGAGGAGACAGGACGAAGCGAGCGGCGGTGGGATGCGGGGGAGGGCGGGAGGAGAACAAGCGCCATGGACGCGTGCGCCGTGCGTCGTGTCAACGGCAAATCGTCGAGCACATGGCGTGCGCCAGCTCTGGATGAGGCGCGTGTGGTTGAGATATGAGAGGAGACTGAAATTTTAACGGCGTTGTTGGTCAGTCGGAGATAATCGGCAGAATTACAAGATTTATACGGAAACTCTTGTGATTTGTAAACACCAAACAGGAACGAGCTAACTAATTTATGCCAATAGGTAACTAACTTATTTAATTGACGAGAAACGGCATATTATGGTATTTCCTGACTCCTATTAAAGTCCTACTTGAGGTATGACAATTTTCTGGTTTATATTTATACAAAATATGCTTCTTGATAACCACCACTTTCTAAAATTTAAACATAGTATAGGTGTTGAGGATAACAAGGAAGTACACGTACTCTTAGTCTCTCGTAATCAAATTAGACCGGTCATTTTGATCTTTTTAATGTTAACATTGAAAAAATAAATACAACAAGTACTTCGATTAATACTCCCTCAtcctaaattattagtcattttaatttttctaggTGCAtagttttatatatatatatatatatatatatatatatatatctttatcaTATCGagtgcatagcaaaatctatgtatATAGAAAAACTAAAACAACTAATAGAGTATCTTATACAGAAGAGTATATATCTTTAACAAAGTATCTTATACAGAAAAGTATATGCTGCGAGTATACATTGCCACCTGGGTAGAAGACATCCTTAtcagttagacatatatttagTTTGAGATAATTTTTTTATGTGAAAGAATTGAAGGGATAAGATGGATCACAGTTATCAGCGGGCCCTACGTGCCACGGGTCCCACGTATCATCTTTTTTCCCTTgcattttcctttttctttgccTGCTTTATCTTCTCACCTGTTATAGGAGCAGTTGAGCTGTGCCTCTGTCCCTCTGTTCGCTCGTGTAATACCCTGATTTTCAAATTAAAagcctaaataaattttgttagatttcttttaggatccataaAATTTTTATTTCAATATTTTAATTTTAGAGCAtctaccgtgaattaatagtaatttacttaaccataaaagaaacataagaaaatataggttttgtgcattccatgctgcattgcattgttttattgtttatcttctatttgaatttaaattttaaattcaaattcaaatacattttaatgcaattctttttctacTTATTTTTCTCTTTGGACCCGACCCactctctttctctccttttcctctctcttttcttccttgcgGCCCAAGCCCAGCCGGCCTCTCTTCCCCCCTCCCTTTCTCCCAACTACCCCAGCCGGCCAGCTTCTCCCCCGGCCCAGCTAGCCCGCGAGCCCTTCTCTTCTCGCGctcgctgacaggtggggcccgccCGTCAGGGTCGTCCCCGACCTCCAGCACGAGTCCGGCTCGGACTCGCATCCAAGTCCGACCGAGTCTCGGCCTCTCCCCGCCGTGCGGAGCCCTGGGCCCGAACGCcgcggccgccctataaaacGCCGCACCGTGCCGTAGGCTTCGCAtagcccgcagccgccgcctcctcacCCTCGAAGCCCTAGCCACCACCGCCATTTACATTGCGCTTTGATCGCCgtcgctgtggcagaaccgcctgaattattccggttcaagtacgcaaaccatcgctatacaggcgacagggtcacaacgcacttcaaacgaaataactcattggtctgtcgggtcaccgcccgattcaaccacggttacacaggatcgatgtaggtttatctcgcacgaagatgagtccagccttacaacagctcgcaacttttacaccacaggataattaaatattattacaaagaGATTTTGTTTTACCctaactaatacaaatttatataagtattattcgaaacttcaagtttaccagacagtattcagagttagcagcgGAGTAACAATGCGACTATATACGTCGCAGAGGTAagcaccacactcagcccaacGTGTGGCGTTACTCCGAGGGGTCATtaccggccggggacggatcccattccacggaccggCCAAGCGAAACATTGCGGGGTCAAGTCAGACTATCCTCTGGAGTTACGAACGACATACctaaaaaccatattactagcaaggctgagtatactaatactcagcaagtcttacccgacattgggtatacttagcccataactagaccatgacaGGTTGAatggctctagttttcttttgctgaaaagcaacaaagagtatgtccttactttcatatattagctttcagattctagtttcttttaaccattctaggtaagcacctattctagtcAAGTAAGGTAAATATTAAGCATACAtaaaaattattccattaactgttactgttattactttatgtggcagaagtatcaagtagtctcaatctccgcgcgagaaacggacgattctaaatcgaatttcataaccttgcaagggatcctaactcacacactcggaaactttcctttctgggcaaccattcccatcttattccggggCATGGATCAAGGCtaccacaagcgattgcaggaccatacgcacatcctaTGTGcgggacgtacgtctacagtgCGACTGTATgacgtactcctatctgctatgcagaacgtattcccacatgttggtgcgtgtgtgcaacaagACCAAAAtccgagtggtggggtaagtccactagccgggccaatcaggtattaggcttaccgcgtaccatatttacggtacgtggctagtactttcaaacacttgaccaccactaccacacactacgaccttatcaaacttaaaccaaCATAGACAGGTACCATCCcaaatcatggtactgcacataatcccgtccgtgatccttatagtgattgcaaaatagtaaacaatcaactcctatatcgtgcgagtgataggaaatcacttgacttctgctggtcctattagtagagcatctactcgataaggattcggaagcattacataggttcctaagtttcctgcatctagggtttcaatacaactcctaaaacttaatgcacaatatagatatataacataataagtgcATAATGTGAaaaaaactgggttatgcaccggggcttgccttcttgggtggggctggggttaggaatgtcaataacttctgaactttggttcggggcttcggtaagatcctcggcgatgttcacttggtcttcaaatataccctgctcgggttccgggaccaatttgtaggttccgtcttcaagcgtcgtcgactctatatgatatgcaatgatttgaatttagtgattattaagtcaataactttcctccacgataaagttgcaatccagtaattcacattcaaagcatcacaaagcaaggatttgaattccaagaatttcaaCTTACTTATGGTACATTAAACCAATTAACTCTAGTAGCAttataattaatttctatagcttcaagcataggagtactgaggttaataatttaactacacatatctgaagttaatacaagacttctgttaatttttcatatttttaaacctaacagaatagtagtataaaaatggataaattcaaacttaagataacaagttttatttttagtttgaaatctacagaggttctggccttgaattttgataagtgtGTTCacctctatcagatgagcttgccataaattttttataaaattttgaaagcagaagctaagttatttgaattaaattcaaattttaagtttaaatcaaatcctaaggcaaaacagtgctataaaattattcaaaattccCTATAaattactcaacatcagaacaacacatggtaaaaagatttaagtatggaagcatcagtagcatgcttgaataaatttactttaTTTCAAACTTACTTTGCACAAGTTTAAATTGGTTCAAGTTAGAGTACAGTACtggtggtgaaatttgcacacaagttcactcatatcacatacaagttgcataccaaaaatcacatgaaataaagctagcgtgcaagagatacatacaagattcccttttgttaaactttaaaataacacttaaagcattaagtttgaaactaaactttagtaacaaaagttgtagaactggacttctagagtataacagaactggtttgacaaatttttggatttttctacaaatttctacagattttcaaagctggctgatttgaattgaggggggtactgatattttgcagagagaaccctagaaagaaaagaaggtctgcaattgggtccctgaccggtttgaaccgagggacagcaacggcggcgatcaaattccggcgaggatgatcaccggcggcgagggggaagtggggaaaaaggttcaggagctcacgcgCGGGttcgggggtggccggaatcgaagAAGGAAGGTGCGGAGACGGTGGTTAGACGGAGAACTGAGCCGGCACGGCGAGGtcctgaggcggcggtggcgttccggcggccggagtgcaggaaggcggcgaagaagtggctaggaaacTTCCACGCgtagatgtagtgctggtggtgagctcggtgagggccaagaGGGGGCGGGACGACGGTGACACTGAACAACGGCGGTCAAGAGTATCGCCGGCGTGGTGTTCTGGGCGGCATAAGCACAAGAGGATGGAGAAGAGCTGGTTATGATGCTTCGGTGGAATGTGGCGATGCCAGGGAAGCACCGGGTTGCGGACGTGGGGAGGCGGAGTTGGCTAACGGCTGCGAGTAGAGAGTGCGGCAGTGGTCTGGCGGTGGTGTTgagcggagaagaagccgaggAAGCGAAATGCAGCCGCGCGGGgaggtaaaagaagtcgaggagaaCTCCTGGACATGTGGCGGAACCAAGAAGAGGCACGGGtgagctggagcagctgctggcgaccgACGGCGCGACATGGCGGGTCGGGGAAAAGCCAGCgggggtcgggcgagcggcaggcgggcgagctggagggccaggtggtggggTTAGAGCTGTGAGGGGCAGCTAGTAGCGtgggagatcgccggcgaggggcggcgggcggtggagcagagcagcagagaggaaggggagagaggaagaggatggggacttgtttgcaatttttTAAAAGTTCAAGGGGTTCACTGTGAAGcaagattttctttcaaacaATAGCCCAAATGGAAATATAcccaaaagtaaaagtgtagagtttaaaaagatctacaactttgttttaagggtcagcttcaaaatagttagggttttgcaactatttcaaaatccgacaaactatcaaatttcacataaaacctatttaaaattcacattccaattgaaaccttaaggtaattccacttcttacagtagtttaaaagtaaatacttgcctttacaaaactgaccttcatacaatttgaaattaccctaccttcaaTCACACtcagcaaaagaaccctaattttttccataattacaaaattaccctttaacttgcatttaggtttttaaaagcattcatcaaagcaacacacacttcattctaacaagcacaacatatactagaatttagcatgcctatctcctaagtacctgaatgtcacagttgCAACCGCCGCCTCGCCGTTCGCTGCTACCGCAAGCTGCCGTCGGAGCTCCGCCTTGGGGTGAGGATCCTCACTGGCCCTTTTTCCCCTCTGTTTTCCACCTTCCCGCGTGCACGAttactcgccggagctccgccagtGCGCCTCGCCATCGCCCACCTTCCCCGGCCACCAGCGCTTCGTCTTAACCCCGTAGATGCATTCCCCTCCTCGCTCTCTTGCTCTCAGGCCAAACCTGAGTCGAATCCGTGGTCGGAGTCGCGTTTACGCAATTTCAcgacgagccgccgccgcccgccgcggcgaAACCTCACcgcggtccgatccagatctgacgACCGGAGTCAAATAAActaataccggtcaaccctagattattttgcgctttagcccctgagttctatcgaaatcaacccgcagtccacggcacttcaaaagtattcatgaatagatcctttttattctgtttaggcccctatccttttctaaaatagaacccaccaTCCCTAGCCActctgttttgcaatctaaaccctagatctaaggtttaattatattcTAGCCCTcgatttctttgttcagagcccttctagtttcgaATCTTCTACAAATATGCCCCTAGAATCATTTTtggccataacttctccgttttaactctgttttcatcgattcttgtgcTCACGCGACCCTTCCAACATATACaatagctttataatgttgttttgctttgtttatattgtTGGTGtattatttcttatttattatattatttgtttgtatgtacttgtgtgttacgatagatggtgcgcagttcgagggtccgcaagagcaaagctttgaagacgttcccaagcagcagcagttcttggaagaaggcaagtggtccttgatcatattccagtcccaataactttataaatacacacatttactttatatgcatgcatgtgtctagaatatgatggatcccaaactaaggacgtgcctagtttcttttgaacttccttaattaaacctgggttgttatatttatgctgtagctacgctagttgattttacttagattttggttggataacctgaaaatcatgctacactggtttactcatgttctggaatacttttatggtgataattaagatcattgcattaattggaatatggagaaccacccaggaaaatagtgcaaccacaatactacatggctctgg
The Panicum hallii strain FIL2 chromosome 6, PHallii_v3.1, whole genome shotgun sequence genome window above contains:
- the LOC112896483 gene encoding uncharacterized protein LOC112896483 isoform X8, which encodes MALVLLPPSPASHRRSLRPVSSPPLARVTTAASFGLAFFSHPSPGCCSLQRTGSAGGDGDGAGEASSEAPVAGWLDADLLRRVSGAGDADQALDIVAESAGGSVAALEAPECNAILAAALDRGNVELALSVFDAMRSGFAGVGGWRWARPDVRTYALLVQRLAAALRVSDAIRIIDYVSCAGVSSTEEVPFGIIVRCPTCMVAVAVAQPQDGTQVVSCSKCRYQYELFSGEITSIESEEVSWTKLEIHIIGVSLLNMLQSYMFQKRCLLLLEKKNSMDISALEKALRFINIRKDGLPAAVHSIVIRAPSGIARTHRFATQNVELPAQEGERVTISLAAPSNVYNEMGPLKIAARSQGFKPGEPMCLTNHNNGQVSKLLRAPSKNEGSFFLSPYLLIGALALLASGDAASAFIDPSLPRLITATAVASAAVGTTLNQVVLPEIQKLPQKAVDIVAVRQQLLSQYDILQSRLKELKQFAQKEVWMLARMCQLDNKILAVGEPSYRARRGRVKRVRESLESTLSARIELMESYAKLCSMIEIEVEMDSDVIAAEAASSAERISEQIQQLMEIDSLEEQWRIQAEANDEAERLLSSDSSETLPAGRT
- the LOC112896483 gene encoding uncharacterized protein LOC112896483 isoform X7, which encodes MALVLLPPSPASHRRSLRPVSSPPLARVTTAASFGLAFFSHPSPGCCSLQRTGSAGGDGDGAGEASSEAPVAGWLDADLLRRVSGAGDADQALDIVAESAGGSVAALEAPECNAILAAALDRGNVELALSVFDAMRSGFAGVGGWRWARPDVRTYALLVQRLAAALRVSDAIRIIDYVSCAGVSSTEEVPFGIIVRCPTCMVAVAVAQPQDGTQVVSCSKCRYQYELFSGEITSIESEEVSWTKLEIHIIGVSLLNMLQSYMFQKRCLLLLEKKNSMDISALEKALRFINIRKDGLPAAVHSIVIRAPSGIARTHRFATQNVELPAQEGERVTISLAAPSNVYNEMGPLKIAARSQGFKPGEPMCLTNHNNGQVSKLLRAPSKNEGSFFLSPYLLIGALALLASGDAASAFIDPSLPRLITATAVASAAVGTTLNQVVLPEIQKLPQKAVDIVAVRQQLLSQYDILQSRLKELKQFAQKEVWMLARMCQLDNKILAVGEPSYRARRGRVKRVRESLESTLSARIELMESYAKLCSMIEIEVEMDSDVIAAEAASSAERISEQIQQLMEIDSLEEQWRIQAEANDEAERLLSSDSSETLPAGPQEVLSS